One Danio rerio strain Tuebingen ecotype United States chromosome 9, GRCz12tu, whole genome shotgun sequence genomic region harbors:
- the wdr4 gene encoding tRNA (guanine-N(7)-)-methyltransferase non-catalytic subunit wdr4 (The RefSeq protein has 3 substitutions compared to this genomic sequence) codes for MAVVCSKADWFVTSCSTTLVAVNLKQSREPFVFDCSKAEKKPKEADVDNKSAGEGSEEKDSDSILAFAISASGKHVALTDDHKRLVLFCTEPSWKCISTRWVVRRCTSLAFTQAEDELYVADKSGDVYSFSILEPHKAGELKLGHLSMLLDVALSPDDKYIITADRDEKIRVSFRRSPYNIQAFCLGHTEFVSSLLVPAGHPDWLLSGSGDGTVNVWHYETGRRLHSVDMRKFGLDSENTEKRFAVSRIISSPDGQHVAVQCEGFPSVQLFTVDCGTESLLKPADTLTLPLSPWDVTFDSENQLWVLLESEDMKVLLYRHSEQHWRLCDSESPELKKVTNALQTQWHLFKGSVGLESQFKHLYKVNFDNMASYLQKKQERLDLENKKRAAAANGSKPNKKSKTESGPVPQSTS; via the exons ATGGCTGTAGTGTGTTCAAAAGCTGACTGGTTTGTTACAAGTTGTTCTACTACTTTAGTTGCTGTAAACCTTAAGCAGTCTAG AGAGCCTTTTGTGTTTGACTGTTCCAAAGCTGAGAAAAAACCTAAAGAAGCTGATGTTGATAACAAAAG TGCTGGGGAGGGATCAGAAGAGAAGGACAGTGACAGTATCCTTGCGTTTGCCATCTCAGCATCTGGAAAGCATGTAGCGCTTACGGATGATCACAAACGACTTGTTCTCTTCTGCACTGAACCATCATGGAAGTGCATTAGTACACG GTGGGTTGTGCGGCGGTGCACTTCTCTTGCATTTACTCAAGCTGAGGACGAACTCTATGTGGCAGATAAGTCTGGAGATGTGTATTCATTCTCCATTCTGGAGCCACATAAAGCAGGAGAGCTGAAGCTGGGACATCTATCTATGTTACTTGATGTG gctCTTTCCCCAGATGATAAATATATCATAACGGCTGACCGAGATGAGAAGATCAGAGTGAGTTTTCGGCGTTCACCCTACAACATTCAGGCTTTCTGTCTGGGCCACACAGA ATTTGTCAGTTCATTGCTTGTGCCTGCAGGGCATCCTGACTGGCTTCTCTCAGGTTCAGGA GATGGCACAGTGAATGTCTGGCATTACGAGACTGGTCGCCGATTACACAGTGTGGACATGAGGAAATTCGGGCTTGACTCAGAAAACACAGAAAAG AGGTTTGCGGTCAGCCGGATCATCAGTTCACCAGATGGACAACATGTCGCTGTTCAGTGTGAGGG aTTCCCCTCAGTTCAGCTGTTCACAGTGGATTGTGGGACAGAGGGCCTCCTGAAACCTGCAGACACGCTGACTCTTCCTCTCTCGCCATGGGACGTGACCTTTGACTCAGAAAACCAGCTGTGGGTTTTGCTGGAGAGTGAAGACATGAAGGTGCTCCTGTATCGACACTCTGAGCAGCACTGGAGG CTGTGTGACTCTGAGAGCCCTGAACTGAAGAAGGTCACTAATGCATTACAGACTCAATGGCATCTCTTTAAAG GTTCCGTGGGACTGGAAAGTCAGTTTAAACATCTTTATAAAGTGAACTTTGACAATATGGCTTCATACTTACAAAAGAAACAGGAAAGACTAGACCTGGAGCATAAGAAGAGAGCAGCAGCAGCAAACGGctcaaaacccaacaaaaaaagtaaaaccgAGAGCGGCGCTGTGCCACAAAGCACCAGCTGA
- the pde9aa gene encoding high affinity cGMP-specific 3',5'-cyclic phosphodiesterase 9A isoform X3 — MLEKRVELEGMKVVEIEKCRSDIKKLREEMASRNNSSFLEDNKKLTPRRDVPSYPKYHLSQDTVEALKQPLFDVWQWESNEMLSCLEHMYHDLGLVKDFNINPITLKRWLLCIHDNYRNNPFHNFRHCFCVTQMMYSMIYLCGLQEKFTQVDILILMTAAVCHDLDHPGYNNTYQINARTELAVRYNDISPLENHHCAVAFQIFSQPDCNIFASFDPEAFKQIRQGTITLILATDMARHGEIMDSFKQKVDSFDYNNEEHVTCLKMVLIKCCDISNEVRPMEVAEPWVDCLLEEYFMQSDREKAEGLPVAPFMDREKVTKPTAQIGFIKFVLIPMFETVMKLFPQIEEVMVQPLRESRDKYEELKQIDDAMNEMQKKKTENLTTGGKKK; from the exons ATGCTGGAGAAGAGAGTGGAGT TGGAAGGGATGAAGGTGGTGGAGATAGAGAAATGTCGCAGTGACATCAAGAAGCTGCGGGAGGAGATGGCTTCCAGAAACAACAG TAGTTTCCTAGAAGACAACAAGAAGTTAACTCCTCGCAGAGATGTGCCTTCATACCCAAAG TACCACCTGTCGCAGGACACAGTAGAGGCTCTGAAGCAGCCGCTCTTCGATGTGTGGCAGTGGGAGTCTAATGAG ATGCTGAGTTGCCTGGAGCACATGTATCATGATCTTGGTCTGGTGAAGGACTTTAATATTAACCCCATCACACTTAAGAGATGGCTG CTTTGCATCCATGACAATTACAGGAACAACCCTTTTCACAATTTCCGCCACTGTTTCTGCGTCACTCAGATGATGTACAGCATGATCTACCTCTGCGGCCTACAG GAAAAGTTCACGCAAGTGGATATTTTGATTTTGATGACCGCGGCGGTGTGTCATGATCTGGACCATCCTGGGTACAACAACAC CTATCAGATAAACGCGCGCACAGAGCTGGCTGTGAGGTACAATGACATCTCTCCTCTGGAGAACCATCACTGTGCTGTGGCCTTCCAGATCTTCTCTCAGCCAGACTGCAACATCTTCGCCAGCTTTGATCCAGAAGCCTTCAAACAGATTCGTCAG GGAACCATCACCTTGATACTGGCAACAGACATGGCCCGACATGGAGAGATCATGGACTCTTTCAAACAGAAAGTGGACAGCTTTGACTACAATAATGAGGAGCATGTTACTTGT CTGAAGATGGTGCTGATCAAGTGTTGCGACATATCTAATGAGGTTCGGCCCATGGAGGTGGCAGAGCCCTGGGTCGACTGTCTCCTGGAGGAGTACTTCATGCAG AGTGACAGAGAAAAGGCAGAAGGTTTACCTGTGGCTCCTTTCATGGACCGAGAGAAAGTGACCAAACCCACGGCTCAGATCGGCTTCATCAAGTTTGTCCTGATCCCCATGTTCGAGACAGTGATGAAG TTGTTTCCTCAGATTGAGGAGGTAATGGTGCAGCCTTTGCGAGAGTCCCGGGACAAATACGAGGAGCTCAAACAGATAGACGATGCCATGAACGAG atgcagaaaaagaaaacagaaaatttaACAACGGGAGGAAAAAAGAAATGA